From one Halosimplex rubrum genomic stretch:
- a CDS encoding vWA domain-containing protein, with protein MPRDRSRRWLLRAAAASTAAALAGCRADEGETDRSGDRTDSGTDITTPATGTPCAGTPTPTGTAPPVDTDRKRIDDWQYDPTPTPTPGHGGGGGGGGGTPTPMPTATAVAADGSVGLAAGGAKDIGTFRRNVEEGYLPLPESLSYEGMFYDYYFETGDPGRLCGATFGPAYSPAVTADPLSGETERYLTVGLNSGLAADEFERKRLNLTVVVDVSGSMSDEFDDYYYDQFGNEQTPKGDTDRKKIEVAREALVALTEQLRPGDRLGVVLYDDESTVAKPLRPVEATDMDAIRDHIREDIEAGGGTRLSAGVADATDMLREYDDADRAVYENRTIVLTDAMPNLGETDAGDLRGRLADNADRQRYTTFVGVGVDFNAELVDAITSIEGANYYSVHSADEFTRRLGEEFKYMVTPLVFDLELSLDAAGYDIERVYGTTAAEEATGRIMHVNTLFASPSEGGKSRGGVVLVQVDRQSADAVLDLTVTWTDRRGRSHENATRIRFPDAEPDYYANSGVRKAVLLSRYADLLKNWMVDEREREDETPAPDDGIQVPPPEEQLGKWEQQSVPLTVSDTYEQRIRAFREYFRAEMDAIGDEALAQEVEIMGPILDEAD; from the coding sequence ATGCCGAGAGACAGATCACGGCGGTGGCTACTGCGCGCGGCCGCCGCCTCGACCGCGGCCGCCCTCGCAGGCTGTCGCGCCGACGAGGGGGAGACGGATCGCAGCGGTGACCGAACCGATTCGGGCACTGACATCACCACGCCGGCGACGGGGACGCCCTGCGCCGGTACACCGACGCCGACGGGCACCGCCCCGCCCGTCGACACCGACCGGAAACGGATCGACGACTGGCAGTACGACCCGACCCCGACGCCGACACCGGGCCACGGTGGAGGAGGGGGCGGAGGCGGCGGGACCCCGACGCCGATGCCGACCGCCACGGCCGTCGCCGCCGACGGGAGCGTCGGTCTCGCAGCGGGCGGCGCGAAGGATATCGGAACTTTCCGCCGCAACGTCGAGGAGGGGTATCTCCCGCTCCCCGAGAGCCTGAGCTACGAGGGGATGTTCTACGACTACTACTTCGAGACCGGCGACCCGGGCCGGCTCTGCGGCGCGACCTTCGGGCCCGCCTACTCGCCGGCGGTGACTGCCGACCCGCTCTCCGGGGAGACCGAGCGCTATCTCACCGTCGGGCTGAACTCCGGGCTGGCCGCCGACGAGTTCGAGCGCAAACGGCTCAACCTCACTGTCGTCGTCGACGTCTCCGGGTCGATGTCCGATGAGTTCGACGACTACTACTACGACCAGTTCGGGAACGAGCAGACCCCGAAGGGCGACACGGACCGCAAGAAGATCGAGGTCGCCCGCGAGGCGCTGGTCGCGCTGACCGAACAGCTCCGACCCGGCGACCGTCTGGGCGTCGTCCTCTACGACGACGAGTCGACGGTCGCGAAGCCGCTCAGACCGGTCGAGGCGACGGACATGGACGCTATCCGCGACCACATCCGCGAGGACATCGAGGCCGGGGGCGGGACGCGCCTCTCGGCGGGCGTGGCCGACGCGACCGACATGCTCCGCGAGTACGACGACGCCGACCGGGCCGTCTACGAGAACCGGACCATCGTCCTGACCGACGCGATGCCGAACCTCGGCGAGACCGACGCCGGCGACCTGCGCGGGCGCCTCGCCGACAACGCCGACCGGCAGCGATACACGACGTTCGTCGGCGTCGGCGTCGACTTCAACGCCGAACTCGTCGACGCCATCACGTCGATCGAAGGCGCGAACTACTACAGCGTCCACTCCGCCGACGAGTTCACCCGCCGCCTCGGCGAGGAGTTCAAGTACATGGTCACGCCGCTCGTCTTCGACCTCGAACTCAGCCTGGACGCGGCCGGGTACGACATCGAGCGGGTCTACGGCACCACCGCCGCCGAGGAGGCGACCGGGCGGATCATGCACGTCAACACGCTGTTCGCGTCGCCCAGCGAGGGCGGGAAGTCCCGCGGCGGCGTCGTCCTCGTACAGGTCGACCGGCAGTCGGCGGACGCGGTCCTCGATCTGACCGTCACCTGGACGGACCGCCGCGGCCGCAGCCACGAGAACGCGACCCGCATCCGCTTCCCCGACGCCGAACCGGACTACTACGCCAACAGCGGCGTCCGGAAGGCGGTCCTCCTCTCGCGGTACGCCGACCTCCTGAAGAACTGGATGGTCGACGAGCGCGAGCGCGAGGACGAGACTCCGGCCCCCGACGACGGCATCCAGGTGCCTCCGCCGGAGGAGCAACTCGGCAAGTGGGAACAGCAGTCCGTGCCGCTGACGGTGAGCGACACCTACGAGCAGCGCATCCGGGCGTTCCGCGAGTACTTCCGAGCGGAGATGGACGCCATTGGCGACGAGGCGCTCGCCCAGGAGGTCGAGATCATGGGGCCCATCCTTGACGAAGCCGACTGA
- a CDS encoding MFS transporter, which yields MAEATDRRERLLWTVAIFAFVTTDAVGFQLRGALLPSIEESFQVSQALLGLVATAGTLGFVASVLVVGLVAGRIDIYRALVGSAAVVAVGAVLTGIAPVFLVFLAALFLRGVATGPFRALDRAVLSHLYPDGRARIFNRYALVWAAGAAAGPLVVTAALAAGNWRFAYGVVAVGFAVSTALLVRLDLPDSVATERELTLDDLRAVLRKPAVAGMTGVLVFNGGIEGTLFTWLPYFAARQLPAAEANLVLSTFLAAYVPGRLAYSYLADRTGRTLDIVLVTLTLTMPALIATIYLASGRWLFVAVFALGLVISATFPTLSAFGMNAAPEYSGPVNAISTSAGYVGIALVPPVVGLLAERVGLRGALGILPALLVAMLVVAVLTRVSQARRGAPT from the coding sequence ATGGCTGAGGCCACCGATCGCCGCGAGCGCCTGCTGTGGACGGTCGCCATCTTCGCGTTCGTCACCACGGACGCCGTCGGCTTCCAGCTACGGGGCGCCCTGCTGCCCAGCATCGAGGAGAGCTTCCAGGTTTCCCAGGCGCTGCTGGGGCTCGTCGCCACCGCGGGCACGCTCGGCTTCGTCGCCTCCGTGCTGGTCGTCGGCCTGGTCGCCGGCCGCATCGACATCTACCGCGCCCTGGTCGGCAGCGCCGCCGTCGTCGCCGTCGGCGCCGTCCTGACGGGGATCGCGCCGGTCTTTCTCGTCTTCCTCGCCGCGCTCTTTCTCCGCGGGGTCGCCACCGGGCCGTTCCGCGCGCTGGACCGGGCGGTGCTGAGCCACCTCTACCCCGACGGCCGCGCGCGGATCTTCAACCGCTACGCCCTCGTCTGGGCCGCCGGCGCCGCCGCGGGCCCGCTGGTCGTCACCGCGGCGCTGGCGGCCGGGAACTGGCGGTTCGCCTACGGCGTCGTCGCCGTCGGCTTCGCCGTCTCGACGGCGCTGCTCGTCCGGCTGGACCTCCCCGACTCCGTCGCGACCGAGCGGGAACTCACCCTCGACGACCTGCGGGCGGTCCTCCGCAAGCCCGCCGTCGCCGGGATGACCGGCGTGCTCGTGTTCAACGGCGGCATCGAGGGCACCCTCTTCACCTGGCTCCCCTACTTCGCCGCTCGGCAGCTCCCCGCCGCGGAGGCGAACCTCGTCCTCTCTACCTTCCTCGCGGCGTACGTCCCCGGGCGGCTGGCCTACAGCTACCTCGCCGACCGCACCGGCCGCACACTCGATATCGTGCTCGTGACGCTGACGCTCACGATGCCCGCACTGATCGCGACGATCTACCTCGCGAGCGGGCGCTGGCTGTTCGTCGCCGTCTTCGCGCTCGGGCTCGTGATCTCGGCGACGTTCCCGACGCTGTCGGCGTTCGGCATGAACGCCGCGCCGGAGTACAGCGGCCCCGTCAACGCCATCTCGACGAGCGCGGGCTACGTCGGCATCGCGCTGGTGCCGCCGGTGGTCGGACTCCTGGCCGAGCGCGTCGGCCTGCGCGGGGCGCTCGGAATTTTGCCCGCGCTGCTGGTCGCGATGCTCGTCGTCGCCGTGCTGACGCGGGTGTCTCAGGCTCGGCGCGGCGCGCCGACATAG
- a CDS encoding radical SAM protein, with product MISEGCEQCAKGGKMVLFVYGYCDQRDCFYCPLGENRKNVNQVYANERPVESDDDVLEEAERMDALGASITGGEPQEAMGRTTRYLSLLKDEYGEDFHTHLYTGITGGRENMRRLSEAGLDEIRFHPPYEQWGDLHGTEWEEILYIAREEGLTPAFEIPGIRPEQEFVDFLDEGAADFCNINEFEMSDGNYRRMQEEGFELRDEHMSAVDSPREEILDQMGDHEKVYFCTSVFKDAAQHRRRLKRMARTLRRPFDEITDDGTLVYGKAWADAERMDALGVPEEYYTVKSEHVEVAWWLLEEMVEDGDMESGEIVEQYPTYDGTVVERTPLSGGSSGGSDSGQSAAGD from the coding sequence ATGATATCCGAGGGCTGCGAACAGTGCGCCAAGGGCGGGAAGATGGTCCTGTTCGTCTACGGCTACTGCGACCAGCGCGACTGTTTCTACTGTCCCCTCGGCGAGAACCGCAAGAACGTCAATCAGGTGTACGCCAACGAGCGGCCCGTCGAGTCCGACGACGACGTGCTCGAGGAGGCCGAGCGCATGGACGCCCTCGGGGCGTCTATCACCGGCGGCGAACCCCAGGAGGCGATGGGGCGCACGACGCGGTATCTCTCCCTGCTGAAAGACGAGTACGGCGAGGACTTCCACACCCACCTCTACACCGGTATCACCGGCGGCCGCGAGAACATGCGCCGGCTCTCCGAAGCAGGTCTCGACGAGATCCGCTTTCACCCACCCTACGAGCAGTGGGGCGACCTGCACGGCACCGAGTGGGAGGAGATCCTCTACATCGCCCGCGAAGAAGGGCTGACCCCGGCCTTCGAGATCCCGGGCATCCGGCCCGAACAGGAGTTCGTCGACTTCCTCGACGAGGGCGCCGCCGACTTCTGTAACATCAACGAGTTCGAGATGTCCGACGGCAACTACCGCCGGATGCAGGAGGAGGGCTTCGAGCTGCGCGACGAGCACATGAGCGCGGTCGACAGCCCGCGCGAGGAGATCCTCGATCAGATGGGCGACCACGAGAAGGTGTACTTCTGCACGAGCGTCTTCAAGGACGCCGCCCAGCACCGCCGGCGGCTCAAGCGGATGGCCCGAACCCTGCGCCGTCCGTTCGACGAGATCACCGACGACGGGACGCTGGTCTACGGGAAGGCGTGGGCCGACGCCGAGCGCATGGACGCGCTGGGCGTCCCCGAGGAGTACTACACCGTCAAGTCCGAACACGTCGAGGTGGCGTGGTGGCTGCTGGAGGAGATGGTCGAAGACGGCGACATGGAGAGCGGCGAGATCGTCGAGCAGTACCCGACCTACGACGGCACCGTGGTCGAACGGACGCCGCTGTCGGGCGGTAGTAGTGGTGGTAGCGACAGCGGCCAGTCCGCGGCGGGCGACTGA
- a CDS encoding Gfo/Idh/MocA family protein, with protein MTVEIGIVGAGNRGQAHADSYGDVDGADVVAVADIDEEAAAELADDHGADVYGDFRDMLDDAGVDAVSVCVHNNLHRPVAEAAADAGAHIFTEKPMAATYADAKAMADAAETAGVHIGVQNYDLFNDETRAASRLVDQGELGEPYYARGVFSRRRGRPYIDGYGTPGFVSKDSAGGGPVIDIGTYVLGQLLYLLGNADVERVGGATFEKTDDAYAEEQVGENRDTYTGRLEESGYDVEDSGVGMAHLADGSVLELRAAWHMYLPDRPSVVAGSQGGLQLDPFEFYTTTGDYEATVSLDLDEYERRQGLIAGDGYETADTGDQFAHWIDTIEGDVDGEPIDTGDLALNSMRIMEGIYLSQAAGRELTAEEIAEQSESTAVEL; from the coding sequence ATGACAGTCGAGATCGGTATCGTCGGCGCGGGCAATCGCGGACAGGCCCACGCCGACTCCTACGGCGACGTCGACGGCGCCGACGTCGTCGCCGTCGCTGACATCGACGAAGAGGCGGCGGCCGAACTGGCCGACGACCACGGCGCCGACGTGTACGGTGACTTCCGGGACATGCTCGACGACGCGGGCGTCGACGCCGTGAGCGTCTGCGTCCACAACAACCTCCACCGCCCGGTCGCCGAGGCCGCAGCCGACGCGGGGGCGCACATCTTCACCGAGAAGCCCATGGCCGCCACCTACGCCGACGCGAAGGCCATGGCCGACGCCGCCGAGACCGCCGGCGTCCACATCGGCGTCCAGAACTACGACCTCTTTAACGACGAGACCCGCGCCGCAAGCCGCCTGGTCGACCAAGGCGAACTCGGCGAGCCCTACTACGCCCGCGGCGTCTTCTCCCGGCGCCGGGGCCGCCCCTACATCGACGGCTACGGCACCCCCGGGTTCGTCTCCAAGGACTCCGCCGGCGGCGGCCCGGTCATCGACATCGGTACCTACGTCCTCGGGCAACTGCTCTACCTGCTCGGCAACGCCGACGTCGAGCGGGTCGGCGGCGCCACCTTCGAGAAGACCGACGACGCCTACGCCGAGGAGCAGGTCGGCGAGAACCGCGACACCTACACCGGCCGCCTCGAGGAGTCGGGCTACGACGTGGAGGATTCGGGGGTCGGGATGGCCCACCTGGCCGACGGGTCGGTGCTCGAACTCCGGGCGGCCTGGCACATGTACCTCCCCGACCGCCCCAGCGTGGTCGCCGGTTCCCAGGGCGGGCTCCAGCTGGACCCCTTCGAGTTCTACACGACGACGGGCGACTACGAGGCGACCGTCTCGCTGGATCTGGACGAGTACGAGCGCCGCCAGGGCCTCATCGCCGGCGACGGCTACGAGACCGCCGACACCGGCGACCAGTTCGCCCACTGGATCGACACCATCGAGGGCGACGTGGACGGCGAGCCCATCGACACCGGCGACCTGGCGCTCAACTCCATGCGGATCATGGAAGGCATCTACCTCTCGCAGGCAGCGGGCCGCGAGCTGACCGCCGAGGAGATCGCCGAACAGTCCGAATCGACCGCCGTGGAACTGTAG
- a CDS encoding IMP cyclohydrolase, with amino-acid sequence MYVGRFVVVAPEVGAYRVSSRSFPNRKATGREPGTVTVGPTADAPETDNPYVEYNCLRLTDNGAVIGNGSHVDPIAEKLELGYPARDALAEPLLALDFEKDDYDTPRVAGVVGVGAADPSTNADGPGAVIGTVRRDALLVEEVTEPTLVATYEKDSPEPVDFDATGAAAAASEAYGMDLEHEVCAVGVAGDGEGGFETAIFNGEE; translated from the coding sequence ATGTACGTCGGACGCTTCGTCGTCGTCGCACCGGAGGTCGGCGCCTACCGCGTCTCCTCCCGTTCGTTCCCGAACAGGAAAGCGACCGGTCGCGAGCCGGGCACCGTCACCGTCGGCCCGACGGCCGACGCTCCCGAGACCGACAACCCCTACGTCGAGTACAACTGCCTGCGGCTGACCGACAACGGCGCCGTGATCGGCAACGGCTCGCACGTCGACCCGATCGCCGAGAAGCTCGAACTGGGCTACCCCGCTCGCGACGCGCTGGCCGAGCCGCTGCTGGCGCTGGACTTCGAGAAGGACGACTACGACACGCCCCGCGTCGCGGGGGTCGTCGGCGTCGGCGCCGCGGACCCGAGCACGAACGCCGACGGCCCCGGTGCCGTGATCGGGACCGTCCGCCGCGACGCGCTGCTGGTCGAGGAAGTGACGGAACCGACGCTGGTCGCGACCTACGAGAAGGACAGCCCCGAACCGGTCGACTTCGACGCGACGGGTGCCGCCGCGGCCGCCAGCGAGGCCTACGGGATGGATCTGGAACACGAGGTCTGCGCCGTCGGCGTCGCCGGCGACGGCGAGGGCGGGTTCGAGACGGCGATCTTCAACGGCGAGGAGTAG
- a CDS encoding metallophosphoesterase family protein, with translation MKVGVISDIHGNLVALEAVLEDMPPVDRLVCAGDVVGYNPWHAECAAAIRGEGDHGLSDEAAAMLPDGAVPTVMGNHDRAVASDQAYGFNDMAAAAVDHARETCSDDQLSWLGELPEQRVVCDRRMRLVHGHPHDPDRYTYPEEYNPDMLGDEDVLVTGHTHVQGHEFFDEGLILNPGAVGQPRDGDPRAAYSLIDFDSREIEARRVEYDVDRVVDAVREADLPLRIGTRLRSGQ, from the coding sequence ATGAAGGTGGGCGTCATCTCGGACATCCACGGGAATCTCGTGGCGCTGGAGGCGGTGCTGGAGGACATGCCGCCGGTCGACCGGCTCGTCTGCGCGGGCGACGTGGTCGGGTACAACCCCTGGCACGCCGAGTGCGCGGCAGCCATCCGCGGCGAGGGCGACCACGGGCTGAGCGACGAGGCGGCCGCGATGTTGCCCGACGGAGCGGTGCCGACGGTGATGGGCAACCACGACCGGGCGGTCGCGTCCGACCAGGCCTACGGGTTCAACGACATGGCCGCGGCCGCGGTCGACCACGCCCGCGAGACCTGCAGCGACGACCAGCTGTCGTGGCTCGGCGAACTCCCCGAACAGCGCGTGGTCTGCGACCGGCGGATGCGACTCGTCCACGGTCACCCCCACGACCCCGACCGCTACACCTACCCCGAGGAGTACAACCCGGACATGCTCGGCGACGAGGACGTGCTCGTCACGGGCCACACCCACGTCCAGGGCCACGAGTTCTTCGACGAGGGGCTGATCTTGAATCCCGGCGCCGTCGGGCAACCCCGCGACGGCGACCCCCGGGCCGCCTACTCGCTGATCGACTTCGACAGCCGGGAGATCGAGGCCCGCCGCGTCGAGTACGACGTGGATCGGGTCGTCGACGCGGTGCGGGAGGCCGACCTGCCGCTGCGGATCGGGACGCGACTGCGTTCGGGGCAGTAG
- a CDS encoding aspartate kinase, protein MRVVVKFGGTSLGNGERVTRAADSIAAAIENGHEVAVVASAMGSTTDDLLDDINYDAEDADRAEIVSMGERTSVRMLKGALAARGIESDFFEPGSEGWPIITDEYGEVDVDETKKRASALGGQLSDVVPVITGFLAQDHEGNVTTLGRGGSDTTAVMLGKFMDADEVVIVTDVEGVMTGDPRVVEGARNVGEITVDELRSLSFRGAEVVAPSALSYKGSDLGVRVVHYQHDDLLTGGTSIEGEFQNLIDLQEERLACVTVAGRAIRNSPGILADLAAALGDEGINIDANSSGMDSITFYVDAEDAEDAEALLHDEVVDGEALSSVTVEDDIAVVRVTGSDLPNQPGIVKRTIDPVSEAHIHLYDVITSATSVSVFVPWDDREQTLQLVQDVF, encoded by the coding sequence ATGCGAGTCGTAGTGAAGTTCGGGGGCACGAGTCTCGGCAACGGCGAGCGCGTCACGCGCGCGGCCGACTCTATCGCGGCAGCCATCGAGAACGGTCACGAGGTCGCCGTCGTCGCCAGCGCGATGGGGTCGACGACCGACGACCTGCTCGACGACATCAACTACGACGCCGAGGACGCCGACCGCGCCGAGATCGTCTCCATGGGCGAGCGCACGTCCGTCCGGATGCTCAAGGGGGCGCTGGCCGCCCGCGGTATCGAGTCGGACTTCTTCGAGCCCGGCAGCGAGGGGTGGCCGATCATCACCGACGAGTACGGCGAGGTCGACGTCGACGAGACGAAGAAACGCGCCAGCGCGCTCGGCGGCCAGCTCTCCGACGTGGTCCCGGTCATCACCGGCTTCCTCGCCCAGGACCACGAGGGCAACGTCACCACCCTGGGCCGGGGCGGCTCGGACACCACTGCCGTCATGCTCGGCAAGTTCATGGACGCCGACGAGGTCGTCATCGTCACCGACGTCGAGGGCGTCATGACCGGCGACCCCCGCGTCGTCGAGGGCGCCCGCAACGTCGGCGAGATCACCGTCGACGAGCTCCGCTCGCTGTCGTTCCGCGGCGCCGAAGTCGTCGCCCCCTCCGCGCTGTCGTACAAGGGGAGCGATCTCGGCGTTCGCGTCGTCCACTACCAGCACGACGACCTGCTGACGGGTGGGACCTCTATCGAGGGCGAGTTCCAGAACCTCATCGACCTGCAGGAGGAGCGGCTGGCCTGCGTGACCGTCGCCGGTCGCGCGATCCGCAACAGCCCGGGCATCCTCGCCGACCTCGCCGCCGCGCTCGGTGACGAGGGGATCAACATCGACGCCAACTCCTCGGGCATGGACTCGATCACCTTCTACGTCGACGCCGAGGACGCCGAGGACGCCGAGGCGCTGTTGCACGACGAGGTCGTCGACGGCGAGGCGCTCTCCAGCGTCACCGTCGAGGACGACATCGCCGTCGTCCGCGTCACCGGCAGCGACCTCCCCAACCAGCCCGGCATCGTCAAGCGCACCATCGACCCCGTCTCGGAGGCCCACATCCACCTCTACGACGTGATCACCTCCGCGACCTCCGTCTCCGTGTTCGTCCCCTGGGACGACCGCGAACAGACGCTCCAGCTCGTCCAGGACGTGTTCTGA
- a CDS encoding glycoside hydrolase family 97 protein: MRLTGPADANAVVFDPETAELAVERDGTTLVTPSELPVEKLARQLHGVDWTGAAVSVDDPAEVAETYALPKGKARERTHRAVERTVTYDHPDADGVVEVDLRAAAEGVAFRFRVTGTAMQRHTGDETTLSLPRDTATWLTPFDEAHEASARQQPIVETDGEYCTPGLFRVDDEWLLLAEAGADGDYAAARLRAEDSGPGMTFGLPQTQMNAHFPLETPWRVAITGDLADVVESTLVTDLVDDAGFDDEWVEPGRVAWSWWSESDSPDDFERQREYVDYAADRGWEYVLVDAGWPRERAAMPDLIDYATERGIDVILWTHWTDVNTESKRAERLPTWADWGAAGVKVDFMDADDQGRMQFYDDLAEAAADHELLVNFHGSVVPTGLQRRYPHVMTYEGVMGAEYYKWSTVTPEHNCTLPFTRNVVGPMDYTPVTFSADAARTTPGHELALSVVFESALQHFADSVDEYAARPEAEGFLERVPAAWDETRFVGGYPGVEATVARRDGEEWFLGSITAGPQRIVTVDCAFLVEGDAVSDEEWTAHVVRDDGEGGLESEEWTVTGEEALDVVVPENGGFAARFER, translated from the coding sequence ATGCGACTCACCGGCCCCGCCGACGCGAACGCGGTCGTCTTCGACCCGGAGACGGCCGAACTCGCCGTCGAACGCGACGGCACGACGCTCGTGACGCCCTCCGAACTCCCCGTGGAGAAACTCGCCCGACAGCTCCACGGCGTCGACTGGACCGGCGCCGCGGTGTCGGTCGACGACCCCGCGGAGGTCGCCGAGACCTACGCCCTCCCGAAGGGAAAGGCTCGCGAGCGAACCCATCGGGCGGTCGAGCGGACGGTCACCTACGACCATCCCGACGCCGACGGCGTCGTCGAGGTCGACCTCCGAGCCGCCGCCGAGGGCGTCGCCTTCCGGTTCCGCGTCACCGGCACGGCGATGCAACGGCACACCGGCGACGAGACGACCCTCTCGCTGCCCCGCGACACCGCCACGTGGCTGACCCCCTTCGACGAGGCCCACGAGGCCAGCGCCCGCCAGCAGCCCATCGTCGAGACCGACGGGGAGTACTGCACGCCCGGCCTGTTTCGGGTCGACGACGAGTGGCTGCTGCTCGCCGAAGCGGGCGCCGACGGCGACTACGCCGCCGCCCGCCTCCGCGCCGAGGACTCGGGACCGGGGATGACCTTCGGGCTCCCGCAGACGCAGATGAACGCCCACTTCCCGCTGGAGACGCCCTGGCGCGTCGCGATCACCGGCGACCTGGCCGACGTGGTCGAGTCGACGCTCGTGACCGACCTCGTCGACGACGCCGGGTTCGACGACGAGTGGGTCGAACCCGGTCGGGTCGCGTGGTCGTGGTGGTCCGAGTCCGACAGCCCCGACGACTTCGAGCGCCAGCGCGAGTACGTCGACTACGCCGCCGACCGCGGCTGGGAGTACGTCCTCGTCGACGCCGGCTGGCCCCGCGAGCGCGCGGCGATGCCCGACCTGATCGACTACGCGACGGAGCGCGGGATCGACGTGATCCTCTGGACTCACTGGACGGACGTGAACACCGAGAGCAAACGGGCCGAGCGACTCCCGACCTGGGCCGACTGGGGCGCCGCGGGGGTCAAGGTCGACTTCATGGACGCCGACGACCAGGGCCGGATGCAGTTCTACGACGACCTCGCCGAAGCGGCCGCAGACCACGAACTCCTCGTGAACTTCCACGGCTCCGTGGTTCCGACGGGCCTCCAGCGCCGGTACCCCCACGTCATGACCTACGAGGGCGTGATGGGCGCCGAGTACTACAAGTGGTCCACCGTCACGCCGGAACACAACTGCACCCTCCCGTTCACCCGCAACGTCGTCGGGCCGATGGACTACACGCCGGTCACGTTCTCGGCGGACGCCGCCCGGACGACGCCGGGCCACGAACTCGCGCTCTCGGTCGTCTTCGAGTCGGCGCTCCAGCACTTCGCCGACTCCGTCGACGAGTACGCCGCTCGACCCGAAGCGGAGGGGTTCCTGGAGCGGGTTCCGGCGGCCTGGGACGAGACGCGTTTCGTGGGTGGGTATCCCGGCGTCGAAGCGACCGTGGCTCGCCGCGACGGCGAGGAGTGGTTCCTCGGGTCGATCACGGCCGGGCCACAGCGGATCGTGACGGTGGACTGCGCGTTCCTCGTCGAGGGCGACGCCGTCTCCGACGAGGAGTGGACCGCCCACGTCGTTCGAGACGACGGCGAGGGCGGCCTCGAATCCGAGGAGTGGACCGTCACCGGCGAGGAGGCGCTGGACGTGGTGGTCCCCGAGAACGGCGGGTTCGCGGCGCGGTTCGAGCGGTGA
- a CDS encoding GNAT family N-acetyltransferase, whose translation MTDDAAAAVRPLSADRYDEFRRIVDYAFHPEEGPQRYDDDPERIADRYGAFVDDALVSVCGHYDLRATLRGEWVRLAGLAAVATPPEHRREGYVGALVADALERWRGEYPLSALWPFARSYYEQFGWATANTATTYTCPPEQLAFARGAADGRARPVEPDEWRALRSVHETAAAETTLALKRRSEAWWRERVLSEGGDDRPWAYVWERDGDVCGYLVYDFEDAGEGFENRRLAVDDMAAADHEARLGLLGFLADHDSQVTEIRFESDARTELLDLVDDPDAVDCGVETGPMVRVVDAVDALETCPYPADASADCTLAVTDETADWNDGVFDLAVADGEADCAPREADAETVDPDATLDVGTLSQLVVGYHDVATARRVGGLSVAEGSVADTLATLFPPERVYLRTFF comes from the coding sequence ATGACGGACGACGCAGCCGCCGCGGTGCGACCCCTCTCGGCCGACCGCTACGACGAGTTCCGCCGGATCGTCGACTACGCGTTCCACCCCGAGGAGGGGCCCCAGCGCTACGACGACGACCCCGAGCGGATCGCCGACCGCTACGGGGCGTTCGTCGACGATGCCCTCGTCAGCGTCTGCGGCCACTACGACCTCCGGGCGACCCTGCGCGGCGAGTGGGTCCGGCTCGCGGGCCTGGCCGCCGTCGCGACGCCGCCCGAACACCGCCGGGAGGGGTACGTCGGCGCTCTGGTCGCCGACGCGCTGGAGCGGTGGCGCGGCGAGTACCCGCTCTCGGCGCTGTGGCCGTTCGCGCGGTCGTACTACGAACAGTTCGGCTGGGCGACCGCCAACACGGCGACGACGTACACGTGCCCGCCCGAGCAACTGGCGTTCGCCCGCGGGGCGGCCGACGGGCGCGCTCGACCGGTCGAACCCGACGAGTGGCGCGCGCTCCGCTCGGTCCACGAGACGGCCGCCGCGGAGACGACCCTCGCGCTCAAGCGTCGGTCGGAGGCGTGGTGGCGCGAGCGCGTCCTCTCCGAGGGGGGCGACGACCGACCGTGGGCGTACGTCTGGGAGCGCGACGGCGACGTGTGCGGCTATCTCGTCTACGACTTCGAGGACGCCGGCGAGGGGTTCGAGAACCGGCGGCTGGCGGTCGACGACATGGCCGCCGCCGACCACGAGGCGCGGCTCGGCCTCCTCGGATTCCTCGCCGACCACGACTCTCAGGTCACGGAGATACGCTTCGAGAGCGACGCCCGGACGGAACTCCTCGACCTCGTCGACGACCCCGACGCGGTCGACTGCGGGGTGGAGACGGGGCCGATGGTCCGCGTCGTCGACGCGGTCGACGCGCTGGAGACCTGCCCCTATCCGGCGGACGCGAGCGCCGACTGCACGCTCGCCGTGACCGACGAGACGGCCGACTGGAACGACGGCGTCTTCGACCTGGCAGTCGCGGACGGCGAGGCCGACTGCGCGCCCCGCGAGGCGGACGCCGAGACTGTCGACCCGGACGCGACCCTCGACGTGGGGACGCTCTCGCAACTCGTCGTCGGGTATCACGACGTGGCGACCGCCCGTCGCGTCGGCGGCCTCTCCGTGGCCGAGGGATCCGTCGCCGACACCCTCGCGACGCTGTTCCCGCCCGAGCGGGTGTATCTGCGGACGTTCTTCTGA